One stretch of Streptomyces hygroscopicus DNA includes these proteins:
- a CDS encoding alpha/beta hydrolase: MPEPRQTSARSPSLGARALSAAALPIAPLYGATLAYLAFHPRRREQREHPRDHGLPCTELKVPFAPRKHLDTWLCPASPEKVVVLGHSMATAKDHSLRHAKFLHDAGYTVCLFDHRNHGASSDDRALFGLGDRFASDVTAVVSHLRDQRGYGTARIAFYGFSFSCFSSMWALTHDGFELDALVCDSGPGHDVPPLLRKFLEAEALPLPALLKGEPARSVVARTLCAVGPAMLRAEWPPPATGKFAKIPLLFMSGEHDAIVPPSSVDALAERYAQAETHVLPGAEHLLGLETDPEGYASVVLDFLERALG; the protein is encoded by the coding sequence ATGCCCGAGCCACGCCAGACGTCGGCGCGCTCCCCCTCCCTGGGAGCCCGCGCCCTCTCGGCCGCGGCCCTGCCGATCGCCCCGCTGTACGGGGCCACGCTGGCGTATCTGGCCTTCCATCCGCGGCGCCGGGAACAGCGGGAGCACCCACGGGACCACGGGCTGCCCTGTACGGAGCTGAAGGTGCCCTTCGCGCCGCGGAAGCACCTGGACACCTGGCTGTGCCCGGCGTCCCCCGAGAAGGTGGTGGTGCTCGGCCACAGCATGGCCACGGCGAAGGACCACAGCCTCCGCCACGCCAAGTTCCTGCACGACGCCGGATACACCGTCTGCCTGTTCGACCACCGCAACCACGGGGCCAGCAGCGACGACCGGGCGCTGTTCGGGCTCGGCGACCGGTTCGCGAGCGATGTCACCGCCGTGGTGTCCCATCTGCGCGACCAGCGGGGGTACGGCACGGCGCGGATAGCCTTCTACGGCTTCTCGTTCTCGTGCTTCTCGTCCATGTGGGCGCTGACGCACGACGGATTCGAACTTGACGCGCTGGTGTGCGACAGCGGGCCGGGGCACGATGTCCCGCCGCTGCTGCGCAAGTTCCTGGAGGCGGAGGCGCTGCCGCTGCCCGCCCTGCTGAAGGGCGAACCGGCCCGTTCGGTGGTGGCGCGGACGCTGTGCGCGGTGGGCCCGGCGATGCTCCGGGCCGAGTGGCCCCCGCCCGCGACGGGCAAGTTCGCCAAGATCCCCCTGTTGTTCATGTCGGGCGAGCACGATGCGATCGTGCCCCCGTCCTCGGTGGACGCGCTGGCCGAGCGCTATGCCCAGGCCGAGACGCACGTCCTGCCGGGAGCCGAGCATCTGCTCGGGCTGGAGACCGATCCCGAAGGCTACGCGAGCGTGGTGCTGGATTTCCTTGAGCGGGCCCTGGGGTAG
- a CDS encoding isomerase, whose product MSVRHETDERGGTDVAAKRSKVPRFYFNFRSPYSWIAYRDLMDRYPDVAQAVEWHPWWEPDADGERRMAEQRHHFPYTAMSREKHLYILQDVRRLTTDRGLAVNWPVDQDPVWEVPHLPYFLALDGGLGPAYIERVYRARWQEGRDICDRTTIAAIAGELGLPAGRAAAAADDEELRGGRGLQALLALSDAGAFGVPFFTHGYDKFWGVDRLPAFVGAVRSGSGPGTGSGDRSGPRPRDTPAAVPSDTDFAAARSADPGHAGGCG is encoded by the coding sequence ATGAGCGTCAGGCACGAGACGGACGAGCGAGGGGGTACGGACGTGGCAGCCAAGCGCAGCAAAGTACCGCGCTTCTATTTCAATTTCCGCAGCCCGTACAGCTGGATCGCCTACCGTGATCTGATGGACCGCTATCCGGATGTCGCACAGGCGGTGGAATGGCACCCGTGGTGGGAACCGGACGCGGATGGTGAGCGCCGTATGGCCGAACAACGCCATCACTTTCCGTATACGGCGATGTCCCGGGAGAAGCATCTCTATATCCTCCAGGATGTGCGCCGGCTGACGACCGACCGCGGCCTCGCGGTCAACTGGCCGGTGGATCAAGACCCGGTCTGGGAGGTGCCGCATCTGCCGTACTTCCTGGCGCTGGACGGGGGGCTCGGCCCCGCCTACATCGAGCGCGTCTACCGGGCGCGCTGGCAGGAGGGCCGCGACATCTGCGACCGTACGACCATCGCGGCCATCGCCGGTGAGCTGGGGCTTCCGGCCGGCCGGGCGGCGGCAGCGGCCGATGACGAGGAGCTGCGCGGCGGCCGTGGACTCCAGGCCCTGCTCGCGCTCAGCGACGCCGGGGCGTTCGGCGTGCCGTTCTTCACCCATGGTTATGACAAGTTCTGGGGCGTGGACCGGCTGCCGGCCTTCGTCGGCGCGGTCCGCTCCGGCTCCGGGCCGGGCACGGGCTCCGGTGACCGATCCGGCCCCCGCCCCCGGGACACGCCCGCCGCCGTGCCCTCGGACACCGACTTCGCCGCCGCCCGGTCGGCCGATCCGGGCCATGCCGGAGGCTGTGGCTGA
- a CDS encoding 3-oxoacyl-ACP reductase: MSDRISDDTGRASGDKEPTPRVALVSGGSRGIGRSTVLRLARDGFDVAFCHHSSPDAARELEEEAARHGGGRVIGRQADVRDAGAVRELVAFAEESLGPVDVAVTSAGITRDNPLLLMKDEEWRDVLEVNLDGTYHLCRSVVFGMMKRKSGCVINISSVAGVHGNATQSNYAASKAGIIGFTKSLAKEVGRYGIRANVVAPGFVETDMTAELSDRVRKEAEQSIPLRRFGRPEEVADMVAYLVGAEYVTGAVFQVDGGIVL, from the coding sequence ATGTCCGACCGAATATCCGACGACACGGGCCGCGCATCCGGTGACAAGGAGCCGACGCCGCGCGTCGCGCTGGTCTCCGGCGGTTCCCGCGGCATAGGCCGGTCCACCGTGCTGCGGCTGGCCCGGGACGGCTTCGACGTGGCGTTCTGCCATCACTCCAGCCCCGATGCCGCCCGTGAGCTGGAGGAGGAGGCGGCGCGGCACGGCGGCGGACGGGTGATCGGCCGGCAGGCGGACGTCCGCGACGCGGGCGCGGTGCGCGAACTGGTCGCCTTCGCCGAGGAGTCGCTCGGCCCGGTCGACGTCGCGGTCACCTCCGCCGGGATCACCCGGGACAATCCGCTGCTGCTGATGAAGGACGAGGAGTGGCGGGACGTCCTGGAGGTCAACCTGGACGGCACTTATCACCTGTGCCGTTCCGTGGTGTTCGGAATGATGAAACGCAAGTCCGGATGCGTCATCAACATTTCGTCGGTCGCCGGTGTCCACGGCAATGCGACCCAGAGCAATTACGCGGCCTCCAAAGCGGGGATCATCGGCTTCACCAAGTCGCTCGCCAAGGAGGTCGGACGGTACGGCATACGGGCCAATGTGGTGGCGCCCGGCTTCGTCGAGACCGATATGACGGCGGAGCTTTCCGACCGGGTGCGCAAGGAGGCGGAGCAGAGCATCCCGCTGCGTCGCTTCGGCCGTCCGGAGGAGGTCGCCGACATGGTCGCGTACCTGGTCGGGGCGGAGTATGTGACCGGTGCGGTGTTCCAGGTCGACGGCGGCATCGTCCTCTGA
- a CDS encoding 3-hydroxyacyl-ACP dehydratase yields MISVDEIKRVLPHRYPMLLVDRVTELVPGERARGLKAVTCNEPWYEGMPDTASEEDYHYPWTVLIESWCHVAGVLVAWDRPNPDVRKGKAMLLGGITDAEFHRPVVPGDVVEHHVRLARQVGETFVFEGESLVGKETVLTVGRLTMTMRPASDLDAPPVPAPPLTASPVTGPPATDPPVADPPVAGPPVAAPPVPDPPVPDPL; encoded by the coding sequence ATGATCAGTGTCGATGAGATCAAGCGGGTGCTGCCGCACCGCTACCCCATGCTGCTGGTCGACCGGGTCACCGAGCTGGTGCCGGGCGAGCGGGCCCGTGGGCTGAAGGCGGTCACCTGCAATGAGCCCTGGTACGAGGGGATGCCGGACACCGCGTCCGAGGAGGACTACCACTATCCGTGGACGGTGCTCATCGAGTCCTGGTGCCATGTGGCCGGGGTGCTGGTGGCCTGGGACCGGCCCAATCCCGACGTACGCAAGGGCAAGGCGATGCTGCTCGGCGGGATCACCGACGCCGAGTTCCACCGCCCGGTGGTGCCGGGCGATGTGGTGGAGCATCATGTGCGGTTGGCCCGCCAGGTCGGCGAGACCTTCGTCTTCGAGGGCGAGAGCCTGGTCGGGAAGGAGACCGTCCTCACCGTCGGGCGGCTGACGATGACCATGCGCCCGGCCTCCGACCTGGACGCCCCGCCCGTGCCCGCCCCGCCCCTGACCGCCTCACCTGTGACCGGCCCGCCCGCGACCGACCCGCCGGTGGCCGACCCGCCGGTGGCCGGGCCGCCGGTGGCCGCGCCGCCCGTGCCCGACCCCCCTGTGCCCGACCCCCTCTGA
- a CDS encoding 3-hydroxyacyl-ACP dehydratase — translation MTAAACGPVDGTVEVVDPGVPGERPARCVAVVGASEKVFAGHFPGFAIFPGVCVVEYVQRGALATLPEREPGGRWVLAAVESSRFLSPVYPGDELTSEYVWSRKDGAVRCRASAATGRGPAAQIRLRFENRDAQGAEAGAGEWRGQGRGADAG, via the coding sequence ATGACGGCGGCCGCGTGCGGACCGGTCGACGGCACCGTGGAGGTCGTGGACCCCGGCGTCCCCGGTGAGCGGCCCGCCCGGTGCGTGGCCGTGGTCGGCGCGTCGGAGAAGGTGTTCGCCGGGCACTTCCCGGGGTTCGCCATCTTCCCCGGCGTATGTGTCGTGGAGTACGTCCAGCGCGGTGCCCTCGCCACGCTGCCGGAGCGCGAACCGGGCGGGCGCTGGGTCCTGGCGGCCGTCGAGTCCTCCCGCTTCCTCAGCCCGGTCTACCCCGGAGACGAGCTGACCAGCGAATACGTCTGGTCGCGCAAGGACGGGGCGGTGCGCTGCCGGGCTTCGGCGGCCACCGGGCGCGGACCCGCCGCGCAGATAAGGCTGCGCTTCGAGAACCGGGACGCCCAGGGCGCGGAGGCCGGGGCAGGGGAGTGGAGAGGCCAGGGCCGAGGAGCGGACGCCGGATGA
- a CDS encoding polyketide-8 synthase acyl carrier protein, with translation MADAIAALDMDELRTFVADVLDVDEEDVTDDADFVKTLGVDSLMALEVMVVLEKKYSVKLEEREMKDITTLRKVHDLLASKLEK, from the coding sequence ATGGCCGACGCCATCGCCGCCCTGGACATGGACGAACTGCGCACCTTCGTCGCGGATGTGCTCGATGTGGACGAGGAGGACGTCACCGACGACGCCGACTTCGTCAAGACGCTGGGCGTGGACTCCCTGATGGCCCTCGAGGTCATGGTCGTCCTGGAGAAGAAGTACTCGGTGAAGCTGGAGGAGCGGGAGATGAAGGACATCACCACGCTCCGCAAGGTGCACGACCTGCTCGCCTCGAAGCTGGAGAAGTGA
- a CDS encoding acyl transferase, protein MTDREMTGGAPDGEAPRTALVFPGQGAQKAGMGQAWRDTASWALVAEVSEYTGIDVEELLLKADDETLRRTDLAQIAVFTTEVLAHREAEAAGLLGGVVACAGHSLGEYTALHAAGALPLAGTARLVAARGRAMRACAERSPGTMAAVVRLGPETVEALVARVQEDGGQVWIANVNAPGAIVLSGTAEAVDRLAELAVESEGKVIRLAVGGAFHSPLMASAADDVREALAAVRFAPEHLPVVANVDARPYASGERWRELELNQLTSPVRWEESVRTLADELGCTRFVELGPGRQLTGMIRRIAKGALTVPVESAAALAKLTTPETPETPESSGTPGTPGNSGTPGTPEPR, encoded by the coding sequence ATGACGGACCGAGAGATGACGGGCGGCGCTCCCGACGGAGAGGCGCCCCGTACGGCGCTGGTCTTCCCCGGGCAGGGCGCCCAGAAGGCGGGCATGGGCCAGGCGTGGCGGGACACCGCCTCCTGGGCGCTGGTGGCCGAGGTATCGGAGTACACCGGTATCGACGTCGAGGAACTCCTGCTGAAGGCCGACGACGAGACGCTGCGCCGCACCGATCTCGCCCAGATCGCCGTCTTCACCACCGAGGTGCTCGCCCACCGCGAGGCGGAGGCCGCCGGGCTGCTGGGCGGGGTGGTGGCCTGCGCCGGGCACAGCCTGGGCGAGTACACCGCGCTGCACGCCGCCGGGGCCCTGCCGCTCGCCGGCACCGCCCGCCTCGTCGCCGCCCGCGGCCGGGCCATGCGCGCGTGCGCCGAGCGGTCGCCCGGCACCATGGCCGCCGTGGTGCGGCTCGGCCCCGAGACCGTGGAGGCGCTGGTCGCCCGGGTCCAGGAGGACGGCGGCCAGGTCTGGATCGCCAATGTCAACGCACCCGGCGCCATCGTGCTCTCGGGCACCGCCGAGGCCGTGGACCGGCTCGCCGAACTGGCCGTCGAGAGCGAGGGCAAGGTGATCCGGCTCGCCGTCGGCGGCGCCTTCCACAGCCCGCTGATGGCCTCGGCCGCCGACGACGTGCGCGAGGCCCTGGCCGCCGTGCGATTCGCCCCCGAGCACCTCCCGGTCGTCGCCAACGTGGACGCCCGCCCGTACGCGAGCGGCGAGCGCTGGCGGGAGCTCGAACTGAACCAGCTCACCAGCCCGGTGCGCTGGGAGGAGAGCGTCCGCACGCTCGCCGATGAACTGGGCTGCACCCGGTTCGTGGAGCTTGGCCCCGGGCGCCAACTGACCGGCATGATCCGCCGGATCGCGAAGGGCGCGCTCACCGTCCCGGTCGAGTCGGCCGCCGCCCTCGCCAAGCTCACCACCCCCGAAACCCCTGAAACCCCCGAAAGCTCCGGAACCCCCGGAACCCCCGGAAACTCCGGAACACCCGGAACCCCCGAACCCCGCTGA
- a CDS encoding Beta-ketoacyl synthase — MVNAPGGAAPVISAWTAVSPLGLRGADFTAALRSGRAAGRPLDPEEWSVPFREASLVPDFHIRQILGRKGTRSMDRATGLAVTAIRHLLTGEREHEEAERLPGVGEETGLALGTSTGSAQSIMDFTRDSLVGKKPFYVDPARFPNTVMNCAAGQSAIWHGLRGPNTTIAGGRATGLLALRYALRLQRAGRAQAVLCGAVEEFSSARAWLEWHARADEDSAAVLGEGAAVWLLEPDASAREHGRKGLAEVLGLEFGCAADAKQARTVLAEAIGRLLDRTGVTPGELSAVADSGAPGAEGEAERAALADALGGAEPPRITAADTVGDTCAAAAAFQIAAVLALAERKEIASGDTALVTTVDRDGVVGAALLRIR, encoded by the coding sequence ATGGTCAACGCCCCCGGCGGGGCAGCCCCGGTCATCTCGGCCTGGACCGCCGTATCGCCCCTGGGACTGCGCGGGGCCGACTTCACCGCGGCCCTGCGGTCCGGCCGTGCGGCCGGCCGTCCGCTGGACCCCGAGGAGTGGTCGGTGCCGTTCCGCGAGGCGAGCCTCGTGCCCGACTTCCACATCCGGCAGATCCTCGGCCGTAAGGGCACCCGCTCCATGGACCGGGCCACCGGACTGGCCGTCACCGCGATCCGCCATCTGCTGACCGGGGAGCGGGAACACGAGGAGGCCGAGCGGCTGCCGGGGGTGGGCGAGGAGACCGGCCTGGCGCTCGGCACCAGCACCGGCTCCGCCCAGAGCATCATGGACTTCACCCGGGACTCGCTGGTGGGTAAGAAGCCCTTCTACGTGGACCCGGCCCGGTTCCCCAACACCGTGATGAACTGCGCGGCCGGTCAGTCCGCCATCTGGCACGGGCTCAGGGGCCCCAACACCACCATCGCGGGCGGCCGCGCCACCGGACTGCTCGCCCTCCGGTACGCGCTGCGGCTGCAGCGCGCCGGACGGGCCCAGGCCGTGCTGTGCGGGGCGGTCGAGGAGTTCTCCTCCGCCCGCGCCTGGCTGGAGTGGCACGCCCGGGCCGACGAGGACAGCGCCGCCGTCCTCGGGGAGGGCGCGGCCGTGTGGCTGCTGGAGCCCGACGCCTCGGCGCGCGAACACGGCCGTAAGGGGCTCGCCGAGGTCCTGGGCCTGGAGTTCGGCTGCGCGGCGGACGCGAAGCAGGCCCGTACGGTGCTCGCCGAGGCGATCGGCCGGCTGCTGGACCGCACCGGCGTGACCCCCGGCGAGCTGAGCGCCGTCGCCGACTCCGGCGCCCCCGGCGCCGAGGGGGAGGCCGAGCGCGCCGCCCTCGCTGATGCCCTCGGGGGTGCGGAGCCGCCGCGGATCACGGCCGCCGACACCGTCGGGGACACCTGCGCCGCGGCGGCGGCCTTCCAGATCGCCGCCGTCCTGGCGCTCGCCGAGCGCAAGGAGATCGCCTCGGGCGATACCGCCCTGGTCACCACCGTGGACCGGGACGGCGTGGTCGGCGCGGCCCTGCTGCGGATCCGGTGA
- a CDS encoding 3-oxoacyl-ACP reductase, translating into MITRLEGSWCLVLGASSGMGLAIAHELAREGVHILGVHFDTTDGQEKAAVAREEMRGHGVEAHFFNANAASARTREELLPRFEELTGGTGIRIVVHSLAFGTLLPYVGAEGEDSLTARQMNMTLDVMAHSLVYWTQDLFTAGLLREGAKVYAMTSAGGTRVMPHYGAVSAAKAALESHVRQLALELAPSGIAVNALRAGVTPTPSMERIPGSDRLAVHARDLNPHRRLTRPEDVAEAVSLLSRTDSSWITGNVIGVDGGELLT; encoded by the coding sequence ATGATCACCCGACTCGAAGGTTCCTGGTGCCTGGTCCTGGGCGCCTCCAGCGGTATGGGCCTGGCCATCGCCCATGAACTGGCCCGCGAGGGCGTCCACATCCTGGGCGTCCACTTCGACACCACCGACGGCCAGGAGAAGGCCGCCGTCGCCCGGGAGGAGATGCGCGGCCACGGCGTCGAGGCCCATTTCTTCAACGCCAACGCCGCCTCCGCCCGCACCCGCGAGGAACTGCTGCCCCGGTTCGAGGAGCTGACCGGCGGTACGGGCATCCGGATCGTGGTGCACTCCCTGGCCTTCGGCACCCTGCTGCCGTACGTCGGCGCGGAGGGCGAGGACAGCCTGACCGCCCGCCAGATGAACATGACGCTCGACGTGATGGCGCACTCCCTCGTCTACTGGACCCAGGACCTGTTCACCGCGGGGCTGCTGCGCGAGGGCGCCAAGGTGTACGCGATGACCAGCGCCGGGGGCACCCGGGTGATGCCGCACTACGGCGCCGTCTCCGCGGCCAAGGCCGCCCTGGAGTCCCACGTACGCCAGCTCGCCCTGGAGCTCGCCCCCTCCGGCATCGCCGTCAACGCGTTGCGCGCCGGGGTGACCCCGACCCCGTCCATGGAGCGCATCCCCGGCAGCGACCGGCTCGCCGTCCACGCGCGGGACCTCAATCCGCACCGGCGGCTGACCCGTCCCGAGGACGTCGCCGAAGCCGTCTCGCTGCTCTCGCGCACCGACTCCTCCTGGATCACCGGCAATGTGATCGGCGTGGACGGCGGTGAGCTGTTGACATGA
- a CDS encoding 3-oxoacyl-ACP synthase yields MSDARAAAGPRMATKAAPPRRVGGEANEEAARSEPAVGLVVTGIGTVGADGFDFRTALGRHGYKYLPAASQYFLAAAKCALAQAGPDALEAVGPEERGAAVGTNSAAVALHHTMDRTVTATGAGDLSPVTAPYFSINLFGSRLATEHDLKGFNLTFTSPRVAGLEALQNGRRALATGRARWLLAGATEEALPEGEPGAETSEAGAVALVLEPETAARSRGAAALGRVGVRSFFLPPRVAASAEGAELAAALLRDALDALGHRPDQPLAVTAVLDGSPVGEAVAAALEEKVLDEQAPGGRTPAGKPERVPAGAGALEPVARVAAALGAPAGHVHAVVTAAAEGNAAVCLVTPGGAAGAEASSAEASSR; encoded by the coding sequence GTGAGCGACGCACGTGCGGCCGCCGGGCCGCGGATGGCGACGAAAGCCGCGCCTCCGCGCCGCGTGGGCGGAGAAGCGAACGAGGAGGCGGCGCGCAGCGAACCGGCCGTCGGCCTGGTGGTGACGGGCATCGGCACCGTGGGCGCGGACGGCTTCGACTTCCGTACGGCGCTCGGCCGGCACGGCTACAAGTACCTGCCCGCCGCTTCCCAGTACTTCCTCGCCGCGGCCAAGTGCGCGCTGGCACAGGCGGGCCCGGACGCCCTGGAGGCGGTCGGGCCCGAGGAGCGGGGCGCCGCGGTGGGCACCAACAGCGCGGCCGTCGCCCTGCACCACACGATGGACCGTACGGTCACCGCCACCGGGGCCGGGGATCTGTCCCCGGTCACCGCGCCCTACTTCTCCATCAACCTCTTCGGCAGCCGGCTGGCCACCGAACACGACCTCAAGGGCTTCAATCTCACCTTCACCAGCCCCCGGGTCGCGGGCCTCGAGGCGCTCCAGAACGGCCGCCGCGCCCTCGCCACCGGCCGGGCCCGGTGGCTGCTGGCCGGGGCCACCGAGGAGGCGCTGCCCGAGGGCGAACCGGGGGCGGAGACCTCGGAGGCCGGAGCCGTCGCGCTGGTGCTGGAGCCCGAGACGGCCGCCCGGAGCCGGGGGGCGGCGGCGCTGGGCCGGGTGGGCGTCCGCTCGTTCTTCCTGCCGCCGCGGGTGGCCGCCTCGGCCGAGGGGGCCGAGCTGGCCGCGGCGCTGCTGCGGGACGCGCTGGACGCCCTCGGCCACCGGCCGGACCAACCGCTGGCCGTCACCGCCGTCCTGGACGGCTCCCCGGTCGGCGAGGCCGTGGCGGCGGCGCTGGAGGAGAAGGTGCTGGACGAGCAGGCGCCGGGCGGGCGGACACCGGCCGGGAAGCCCGAGCGGGTCCCGGCGGGAGCGGGCGCCCTGGAGCCGGTGGCGCGCGTGGCCGCCGCCCTCGGCGCACCGGCCGGGCATGTCCACGCCGTCGTCACCGCGGCGGCCGAGGGGAACGCCGCGGTCTGTCTGGTCACCCCGGGCGGGGCCGCCGGTGCGGAAGCGAGCAGCGCGGAAGCGAGCAGCCGATGA
- a CDS encoding 3-oxoacyl-ACP synthase, which produces MDDVLVTGLGALSPLGAGVDAFWRGMHAADTAPVRVPDPLAHMDHPLMYLVPEADLPDGPEERDGLPLGRGSQFALAAAREAVADAGLAALPGPEGPSGPDATGTTGTGPDPRRVAVALSTGMGDTDLHEGWWTGEAPASGRWAPAFPLASVVGGWFGAQGVNTCVSNACAASGYALSMAADLIRSGEADVVIAGGAEAYSRVALACFNRLGAIDPERCRPFAAERRGTVFGEGAAVLVLESASHARARGARTVYGRLAGAGWSCDAYHATAPEPSGEQIERAMRVALREAGAGAGAGSGSESGSGGLGFVIPHGTGTALNDVVESRVLDELTPRTPLYSVKALIGHTGGAAGAFAALAASLVLHHKTLPPNVPVGTPDPECSVPLAYGSASMTGAYGLVNAYAFGGNNISLVFGEAAA; this is translated from the coding sequence ATGGACGACGTACTGGTGACCGGCCTCGGCGCGCTGTCCCCGCTGGGCGCGGGCGTCGACGCCTTCTGGCGGGGGATGCACGCGGCGGACACCGCGCCGGTGCGGGTCCCCGATCCGCTCGCGCATATGGACCATCCGCTGATGTACCTGGTGCCGGAGGCCGACCTTCCGGACGGTCCTGAGGAGCGGGACGGGCTGCCGCTGGGGCGCGGTTCCCAGTTCGCGCTCGCGGCGGCGCGCGAGGCGGTCGCGGACGCGGGGCTGGCCGCGCTGCCGGGGCCGGAAGGGCCGTCGGGGCCGGATGCCACGGGCACCACGGGCACCGGGCCCGATCCGCGCCGGGTGGCCGTCGCCCTCAGCACCGGTATGGGCGACACGGATCTGCACGAGGGCTGGTGGACCGGCGAGGCCCCCGCGTCCGGCCGCTGGGCGCCCGCCTTTCCGCTGGCCTCGGTGGTCGGCGGGTGGTTCGGCGCGCAGGGCGTCAACACCTGCGTCAGCAACGCGTGTGCGGCCAGCGGCTACGCGCTCTCGATGGCCGCCGATCTGATCCGCTCCGGCGAGGCCGACGTGGTCATCGCGGGCGGCGCCGAGGCGTACTCCCGGGTCGCCCTCGCCTGCTTCAACCGGCTGGGCGCCATCGACCCCGAGCGCTGCCGCCCGTTCGCCGCCGAGCGGCGCGGCACCGTCTTCGGCGAGGGTGCCGCCGTGCTCGTCCTGGAGTCCGCCTCGCACGCCCGCGCGCGCGGCGCGCGCACCGTCTACGGCCGTCTGGCGGGCGCCGGTTGGAGCTGCGACGCCTACCACGCGACCGCCCCCGAGCCCTCCGGCGAGCAGATCGAGCGCGCGATGCGCGTGGCGCTGCGGGAGGCGGGGGCCGGGGCAGGAGCCGGGTCCGGGTCCGAGTCGGGCTCCGGCGGGCTGGGGTTCGTGATCCCGCACGGCACCGGCACCGCGCTCAACGACGTGGTGGAGAGCCGGGTGCTGGACGAGCTGACCCCCCGGACCCCGCTCTACAGCGTCAAGGCGCTCATCGGGCACACCGGCGGCGCGGCGGGCGCGTTCGCCGCGCTGGCCGCCAGTCTGGTGCTGCACCACAAGACGCTGCCGCCCAATGTGCCGGTCGGCACGCCGGACCCGGAGTGCTCGGTGCCGCTGGCGTACGGCTCCGCGTCCATGACCGGGGCCTACGGGCTGGTCAACGCCTACGCCTTCGGGGGCAACAACATCTCGCTCGTCTTCGGGGAGGCCGCCGCGTGA